The following coding sequences are from one Calypte anna isolate BGI_N300 chromosome 18, bCalAnn1_v1.p, whole genome shotgun sequence window:
- the DUS1L gene encoding tRNA-dihydrouridine(16/17) synthase [NAD(P)(+)]-like yields the protein MSKLRGEAFWRETLRSAHYVVAPMVDQSELAWRLLSRRHGAQLCYTPMLHAQVFLRDANYRRENLYGEACPEDRPLIVQFCANDPEVFVQAALLAQDYCDAIDLNLGCPQMIAKRGHYGAFLQEEWDLLQRMILMANEKLSVPITCKIRVFPEIDKTVKYAQMLEKAGCQLLTVHGRTKEQKGPLAGVASWEHIQAVRKAVNIPVFANGNIQCLSDVEECIRKTGVHGVMSAEGNLHNPALFEGRNPLVWEMAEEYLEIVQKYPCPLSYVRAHLFKLWHHTLQVYQQLREELAKVKTLEGIVDVNRELKLRCQEEIANQKEGEKPKEGLPFFHWICQPYIRPGPKERCKENGASGNEKGVLGKRSLEEEEDGNSELLSKNKQKKKLRNPNKSFDPSLKPKYAKCDQCGNPKGNKCVFNMCRGCCKKRAFKETADCPGHGLLFKTKYEKSLSWQSSQRIIQTPEMSQRDVDVGETAVLKEAADGAVCSFGNE from the exons ATGTCGAAGTTGCGCGGGGAGGCCTTCTGGCGGGAGACGCTGCGGAGCGCACACTACGTGGTGGCGCCCATGGTGGACCAGAGCGAGCTGGCCTGGAGGCTGCTGAGCCGTCGCCACGGCGCCCAGCTCTGCTACACGCCGATGCTGCACGCCCAGGTTTTCCTCAGAGACGCCAACTACCGCCGCGAGAACCTCTACGGCGAGGCCTGTCCCGAGGACCGCCCGCTCATCGTGCAG TTCTGTGCCAATGACCCTGAAGTGTTTGTCCAAGCAGCACTGTTGGCTCAGGATTATTGTGATGCCATAGACCTAAATTTGGGTTGTCCCCAGATGATTGCAAAGAGAG GTCATTATGGAGCGTTTCTGCAAGAAGAGTGGGATCTTCTTCAGAGAATGA TTTTAATGGCTAACGAGAAGCTCTCTGTTCCCATCACATGCAAAATCCGCGTTTTCCCAGAAATTGACAAGACAGTGAAGTATGCACAGATGCtggagaaagctggctgccag CTGCTGACAGTGCACGGCCGTACTAAAGAACAAAAAGGACCACTTGCTGGAGTGGCATCTTGGGAGCACATTCAAGCGGTCAG AAAAGCTGTAAACATTCCTGTATTTGCAAATGGAAACATCCAGTGTCTCAGTGATGTGGAAGAATGTATCCGTAAGACTGGAGTGCATGGTGTCATGAGTGCAG AAGGTAATCTTCATAACCCAGCTTTGTTTGAGGGCCGAAACCCATTGGTGTGGGAGATGGCTGAGGAGTATCTGGAGATAGTGCAGAAGTACCCTTGTCCTTTGTCTTACGTTAGAGCTCATCTCTTCAAGCTCTGGCATCACAC GCTTCAAGTATACCAGCAGCTGCGTGAAGAATTAGCAAAAGTGAAGACTCTAGAGGGCATTGTAGATGTCAACAGGGAGCTGAAACTACGATGCCAG GAAGAAATAGCTAAtcagaaagaaggagaaaagccaAAAGAAGGATTGCCTTTTTTCCACTGGATCTGTCAGCCATACATCAGGCCGGG GCCAAAAGAAAGATGCAAGGAGAATGGAGCCAGTGGGAATGAAAAAGGTGTGCTAGGGAAACGTTCtctggaagaggaggaagatggaAATTCTGAGCTTTTGTCAAAgaataagcaaaaaaagaagttaagaaATCCAAATAAAAGCTTTGATCCGTCTTTAAAAC ccaaatATGCCAAATGTGATCAATGTGGAAACCCCAAG GgcaataaatgtgtttttaacATGTGCCGAGGATGCTGTAAGAAAAGAGCATTCAAGGAGACAGCTGACTGTCCAG GTCATGGACTACTTTTTAAGACCAAATACGAAAAATCTCTTTCATGGCAGAGTAGTCAAAGAATAATTCAAACCCCAGAGATGAGTCAGAGAGATGTAGATGTGGGGGAGACTGCTGTACTGAAGGAGGCTGCTGACGGTGCAGTGTGCAGCTTTGGAAATGAATAA